The following proteins come from a genomic window of Methanobacterium formicicum:
- a CDS encoding methanogenesis marker 2 protein has translation MDLKSLVNSIKNFEGITRKNLIKDVTGLLEDTYNIAGRTILGFGDDASALEIDNGQVVLLAADGMWGKLMEADPWWAGYCSVLVNVNDIAAMGGIPIGMTNVISTQDKEICAQIMDGINEGVKKFGVPMVGGHVHPDAPYNSLDVSITGIMNRDDIITSCGARPGDKVLVAIDLEGEIHPQFHLNWDTTTMKSPELVQAQILAMNELAQKHLLTAGKDISNPGTLGTLGMLLETSNVGATVELGMIPRNIAVNWEDWLKLYPGSGFVLTAPEGNVSQITQILEKVNVTTRVVGHIIPEKKLYLTSEGDNEVVFDFCTDRITGIHDENP, from the coding sequence TTGGATTTAAAATCACTTGTTAATTCTATAAAAAATTTTGAGGGCATTACCCGCAAAAACCTTATAAAAGACGTGACCGGGCTTCTTGAAGACACATATAACATCGCAGGACGCACTATTCTAGGTTTTGGTGATGATGCATCCGCCCTGGAAATAGACAATGGACAGGTGGTTCTTCTGGCCGCAGATGGGATGTGGGGGAAGCTCATGGAAGCGGATCCCTGGTGGGCCGGTTACTGTTCAGTACTGGTTAATGTCAATGACATTGCGGCCATGGGGGGAATACCCATTGGAATGACCAACGTCATTTCCACCCAGGATAAAGAGATATGCGCCCAGATCATGGATGGAATCAATGAAGGGGTTAAAAAATTTGGGGTGCCAATGGTGGGAGGACACGTACATCCCGACGCACCATACAACTCTTTGGATGTCTCTATAACTGGAATAATGAACCGCGACGACATTATAACCAGTTGTGGGGCCCGTCCAGGAGATAAAGTCCTGGTGGCCATTGATCTGGAGGGGGAAATACACCCCCAGTTTCACCTGAACTGGGATACCACCACCATGAAAAGCCCGGAACTGGTCCAGGCCCAGATCCTGGCCATGAATGAACTGGCCCAGAAACATCTCTTAACTGCCGGGAAGGATATAAGTAACCCGGGAACCCTGGGAACCCTGGGAATGCTCCTGGAAACCTCAAATGTGGGGGCTACCGTAGAGTTAGGGATGATACCCCGTAACATCGCTGTTAACTGGGAAGACTGGCTGAAACTTTACCCTGGATCGGGATTCGTGCTCACTGCACCCGAAGGGAATGTTTCCCAAATCACCCAGATTCTGGAAAAGGTCAATGTAACCACCCGGGTGGTGGGCCATATAATACCGGAAAAAAAATTATATCTAACCTCTGAAGGTGATAATGAGGTTGTTTTTGATTTTTGCACCGATAGGATCACAGGAATACATGATGAAAATCCCTAG